Proteins encoded in a region of the Puniceibacterium sp. IMCC21224 genome:
- a CDS encoding response regulator transcription factor codes for MRLLLVEDTRDLADAIAVRLDRAGIACDVADTLDAARGFLDVQGYDVIVLDINLPDGLGTTLLNERRAQGDRTPVLMLTAQFSVDDRVSALNLGADDYLVKPFDQRELEARIHALHRREQGPLSEEIAVGTLTYNAAAKSLHRDGAPVPLTRREFALFDMLVRNRGRIMNKERLFEGLFSFDEADVGLNAIELYIARLRKKLSGTGIGIETQRGLGYRLNADD; via the coding sequence ATGCGCCTGTTGCTGGTCGAGGATACGCGCGATCTGGCCGATGCCATCGCGGTGCGGCTGGACCGCGCCGGGATCGCCTGTGACGTGGCCGACACGCTGGACGCGGCGCGGGGGTTTCTGGATGTACAGGGCTATGACGTGATCGTACTCGACATCAACCTGCCCGACGGGCTGGGCACCACGCTGTTGAACGAACGCCGGGCACAGGGGGACCGAACGCCGGTGCTGATGCTGACGGCACAGTTTTCGGTCGATGACCGGGTGTCGGCGCTGAACCTTGGGGCGGATGACTATCTGGTGAAACCGTTTGATCAGCGCGAGCTTGAGGCCCGCATCCATGCCCTGCACCGCCGCGAGCAAGGCCCGCTGAGCGAAGAGATCGCCGTTGGCACCCTGACCTACAACGCTGCGGCCAAATCGCTGCACCGCGACGGCGCGCCGGTGCCGCTGACCCGGCGCGAGTTTGCGCTGTTCGACATGCTGGTGCGCAACCGTGGCCGGATCATGAACAAGGAGCGGCTGTTCGAGGGGCTGTTTTCGTTCGACGAGGCAGACGTCGGCCTGAATGCGATCGAGCTGTATATCGCGCGGCTGCGCAAGAAACTGTCCGGCACGGGGATCGGCATCGAAACCCAGCGCGGGCTGGGCTACCGGCTGAATGCGGATGATTAG
- a CDS encoding tripartite tricarboxylate transporter TctB family protein: protein MSDRIFGAIGLLLALGYAFAALYIEESFLSDAVGPKAFPLIIAAVLACSSLAIILRPDPEPMWPGLPRLLEILFAVLVMVLYATLLPEIGFVIATAVAAAYLTWRLGTAPLWSLVVGISTSVGIYIVFHLILGLSLARGPLGF from the coding sequence ATGAGCGACCGTATTTTCGGAGCCATCGGCCTCTTGCTGGCCCTTGGCTATGCCTTTGCCGCCCTCTACATCGAAGAAAGCTTTCTTTCGGATGCGGTTGGTCCCAAGGCGTTTCCGCTGATTATTGCCGCCGTTCTGGCGTGTTCATCGCTGGCTATCATCCTGCGCCCCGATCCCGAACCGATGTGGCCCGGCCTGCCGCGACTGCTGGAAATCCTGTTTGCGGTGCTGGTGATGGTGCTCTATGCCACGCTGCTGCCCGAAATCGGCTTTGTCATCGCCACCGCTGTCGCCGCCGCCTATCTGACCTGGCGTCTGGGCACTGCGCCGCTGTGGTCGCTGGTGGTGGGGATTTCGACCTCGGTCGGGATCTACATCGTGTTTCACCTGATCCTTGGACTGAGCCTCGCGCGCGGCCCGCTCGGATTTTAA
- a CDS encoding TRAP transporter small permease, giving the protein MSGATSAGAARTGNNPFLRAVAAISTFAGWVSAAMIVAAVTITCQMIFVRFVLNGSTVWQTEAVIYLMIAATLVGLPYVQRLRGHVNVDLVPLALPMGARRVLAVITLAMSALIIGVMLYYAVDFWHFAWARGWRSDTVWGVMLWKPYLSLPIGLGLLLLQLLADLYAVVVGIDKPFGIETEGLAGRAAGDI; this is encoded by the coding sequence ATGTCCGGTGCAACTTCGGCAGGTGCGGCGCGCACCGGTAACAATCCATTTCTGCGGGCCGTCGCGGCAATCTCGACCTTTGCGGGCTGGGTTTCGGCGGCGATGATCGTGGCTGCGGTGACAATCACCTGCCAGATGATCTTTGTGCGCTTTGTGCTGAACGGGTCGACCGTCTGGCAGACCGAAGCGGTGATTTATCTGATGATCGCGGCCACGCTGGTCGGGTTGCCCTATGTGCAGCGGTTGCGCGGGCATGTGAACGTCGATCTGGTGCCGCTGGCGCTGCCGATGGGCGCGCGGCGGGTATTGGCGGTAATCACGCTGGCAATGTCGGCGCTGATCATCGGGGTCATGCTATATTACGCCGTTGATTTCTGGCACTTTGCCTGGGCGCGCGGCTGGCGGTCCGACACTGTCTGGGGCGTGATGTTGTGGAAACCCTACCTGTCACTGCCCATCGGCCTGGGACTACTACTGCTGCAACTGCTGGCAGACCTTTACGCGGTTGTCGTCGGTATCGACAAACCCTTTGGCATTGAAACCGAGGGCCTGGCCGGTCGCGCGGCAGGAGATATTTGA
- the dctP gene encoding TRAP transporter substrate-binding protein DctP, which translates to MKHTLQTALAALTVAAIGSTVHATELRLSHQWSNSDVRHKVAQIVADEVAAADVDLDIKIFGSQSLFKAREQYTPLSRGQLDMTVLPLSYAGGQQPAYNLTLMPGLVKNHDHAARLTSSPFMDALEETMAGDDVMVLVHGYLAGGFAGKDGCITAIEDMKGKQTRAAGKAFEQMLAGAGASIASMASSEIYNAMQTGVLDAANTSSSSFVSYRIYEQVACYTPPGEYALWFMYQPLLMNKSTFEGLTAEQQAALKAGSAKAQAFYLDEAKKEDADSRKIFADNGVEIDDMTAEEFDAWRALAAETSYKAFVEDTPNGQALLDLALAVE; encoded by the coding sequence ATGAAACACACATTGCAGACCGCCCTGGCCGCGCTGACTGTCGCCGCCATCGGTTCAACCGTTCATGCCACAGAACTGCGCCTGTCGCACCAGTGGTCCAATTCCGATGTGCGCCACAAGGTGGCGCAGATCGTGGCCGACGAAGTCGCCGCCGCGGATGTCGATCTGGATATCAAGATCTTTGGCTCGCAATCGCTTTTCAAGGCGCGCGAGCAGTATACACCGCTGTCACGCGGTCAGCTTGACATGACTGTGCTGCCGCTCAGCTATGCGGGCGGGCAGCAACCCGCCTACAACCTCACCCTGATGCCGGGTCTGGTCAAGAACCACGACCACGCCGCGCGCCTGACGTCGAGCCCGTTCATGGACGCCCTTGAAGAGACAATGGCAGGCGATGATGTCATGGTTCTGGTGCATGGCTATCTGGCGGGCGGTTTCGCCGGCAAGGATGGCTGCATCACCGCAATCGAGGACATGAAGGGCAAGCAGACCCGCGCCGCAGGCAAAGCGTTTGAGCAGATGCTGGCCGGGGCTGGCGCGTCAATCGCGTCGATGGCCAGTTCCGAAATCTACAATGCCATGCAGACCGGCGTTCTGGATGCGGCCAACACCTCGTCCTCGTCCTTTGTCAGCTACCGCATTTACGAGCAGGTCGCCTGCTACACCCCGCCGGGCGAATATGCCCTTTGGTTCATGTATCAGCCGCTTCTGATGAACAAATCCACCTTTGAGGGTTTGACGGCCGAACAGCAGGCGGCGCTGAAAGCCGGATCGGCCAAGGCACAGGCCTTCTATCTTGATGAGGCCAAGAAAGAAGATGCCGACAGCCGCAAGATCTTTGCCGACAACGGCGTCGAAATCGACGACATGACCGCCGAAGAGTTCGACGCCTGGCGCGCATTGGCGGCGGAAACCTCGTACAAGGCTTTTGTTGAAGACACACCCAACGGTCAGGCGCTGCTCGACCTTGCGCTCGCTGTCGAGTGA
- a CDS encoding sensor histidine kinase, which yields MRMIRRVRALRRLSLTSRVTLAFAALLILSGIFVSLAAFAYGRQAAREAYDRLLVGAARDIAASVTVQDGRAVVDLPVSAFELLALAPDDRIAYRVIGPNGDTLTGFDDVSPPSATRGATLVYYDAPFLGETARYAALTRRFAERSLSGTVQVIVGQTVRAREALALDLTRKALLALGLFGAVLLALAWLVLRQALKPLDRIGATLTTRDPYDLTPMDPDAPREAAVMIEALNGFMARLDRQMGAMRSLISDTAHQLRTPVAALRAQADLAADEPDEDRRRALVERIHRRSVALGRLLDQMLSRALVIHRIDSVRREQVDLRDVALVVFEAGDHTLLAPGAEVRLDIGADPVTVLGDPLSLAEAARNLLGNALKHGQAPVRIGASQEAGHGLLWVKDAGPGPAEDMHAQGFDRFARTAASKGDSAGLGLSIAAAVAEAFDGRLELAPGPDGFRAALILPLQEVH from the coding sequence ATGCGGATGATTAGGCGGGTTCGCGCGTTGCGGCGGCTGTCGCTGACATCGCGGGTGACGCTGGCCTTTGCCGCTCTGCTTATACTGAGCGGGATATTTGTGTCGCTGGCGGCCTTTGCCTATGGTCGGCAGGCCGCACGCGAGGCCTATGATCGGCTGCTGGTCGGCGCAGCGCGCGACATCGCCGCGTCGGTTACGGTGCAGGACGGGCGCGCAGTGGTGGATCTGCCGGTGTCGGCATTCGAATTGCTGGCGCTGGCGCCCGATGATCGCATCGCCTACCGCGTGATCGGCCCCAATGGCGATACGCTGACCGGCTTTGACGACGTGTCACCACCATCTGCAACTCGCGGCGCGACGCTGGTGTATTATGACGCGCCCTTTCTGGGCGAAACCGCGCGCTATGCCGCCCTGACGCGCCGCTTTGCCGAACGGTCGCTGTCGGGCACGGTACAGGTCATCGTCGGCCAGACCGTCCGCGCCCGCGAGGCTCTGGCGCTGGACCTCACACGCAAGGCGCTGCTGGCGCTGGGGCTGTTCGGCGCGGTGTTGCTGGCGCTGGCATGGCTGGTGCTGCGGCAAGCGTTGAAGCCGCTGGACCGCATCGGCGCGACCCTGACCACGCGCGACCCCTATGACCTGACCCCGATGGACCCGGACGCCCCGCGCGAAGCCGCTGTGATGATCGAGGCGCTGAACGGCTTCATGGCGCGGCTGGATCGGCAGATGGGGGCAATGCGTTCACTGATCTCGGACACCGCGCATCAGTTGCGCACGCCGGTCGCGGCGCTGCGCGCGCAGGCTGACCTTGCCGCGGATGAGCCGGACGAGGACCGCCGCCGCGCGCTGGTCGAACGGATCCACCGCAGGTCGGTGGCGCTGGGCCGGCTGTTGGATCAGATGCTAAGCCGCGCGCTGGTGATCCACCGCATCGATTCCGTGCGCCGTGAACAGGTCGATCTGCGCGATGTTGCGCTCGTAGTGTTCGAGGCCGGGGATCACACGTTGCTGGCACCAGGGGCCGAGGTGCGGCTGGATATCGGCGCCGACCCGGTGACAGTGCTGGGCGATCCGCTGTCGCTGGCTGAAGCTGCGCGCAACCTGCTGGGCAATGCGCTGAAACACGGGCAAGCACCGGTGCGGATCGGCGCGTCGCAAGAGGCCGGGCACGGCCTGCTCTGGGTCAAGGATGCGGGCCCCGGCCCCGCAGAGGACATGCACGCGCAAGGATTTGACCGCTTTGCCCGGACAGCCGCATCCAAGGGCGACAGCGCCGGGCTGGGCCTGTCAATTGCCGCCGCCGTGGCCGAGGCGTTTGACGGGCGTCTGGAACTGGCACCGGGGCCGGACGGATTTCGCGCTGCGCTGATCCTGCCCTTGCAGGAGGTACACTGA
- a CDS encoding tripartite tricarboxylate transporter permease has product METLSSLADGFAIAMTWQNLLLAALGCFLGTIMGALPGLGPSNGVAILIPLAFSLGLDATPALILLTSVYYGAMYGGRISSILLNIPGDEPAMMTCLDGYPMAQQGRAGEALSLSGVASFIGAFLATWGLILLAPQLVKIALLFGPAEYFALFTLAFATLGGVSSTNQAKSAFAAALGIGLATIGVDTQTGVPRFTFGEVHLYDGIDFLVAIVGLFALSEVFIFLEHRHGSADAEGKKIEIGRITPSWSLLKYCMPTMLRTSCLGFLAGVLPGAGASLGSFISYSMEKKLVDKDGTFGKGDPRGVAAPEAGNNAAAGGALVPMLALGVPGSGTTAVLLAVLLSLNITPGPLLFTQNPDVVWGLIAALFIANFMLLAMNIPMVGIFTRVLLVPPRILMPIVAMVSFVGIYGISGSSFDLQVMIGFGVMGWVLRKFDVPLVPIILGTLLGNAMENNLRRAVTIDNGNWWTLVDSPLALGLWTLAIVGFILPLFFGKIVKAGMTRKADAEGSTRD; this is encoded by the coding sequence ATGGAAACTCTTTCCTCACTTGCCGATGGCTTCGCGATCGCGATGACCTGGCAAAACCTCCTGCTGGCGGCGCTTGGCTGCTTTCTGGGCACGATCATGGGCGCTTTGCCGGGGCTCGGCCCGTCGAACGGCGTCGCGATCCTGATCCCGCTGGCGTTTTCTCTGGGTCTGGATGCAACACCTGCGCTGATCCTTTTGACCAGCGTCTATTACGGCGCGATGTATGGCGGGCGAATCTCGTCGATCCTGCTGAACATTCCGGGGGATGAACCCGCGATGATGACCTGTCTCGACGGCTATCCTATGGCGCAACAAGGTCGCGCCGGTGAGGCGTTATCGCTGTCGGGTGTCGCATCCTTTATCGGCGCGTTTTTAGCCACCTGGGGTCTGATACTGCTGGCGCCGCAGCTGGTCAAGATCGCGCTGCTGTTTGGTCCGGCGGAGTATTTCGCGCTGTTCACGCTGGCCTTTGCCACGCTGGGCGGCGTTAGTTCGACCAATCAGGCGAAATCGGCCTTTGCCGCCGCACTGGGCATCGGGCTCGCCACCATCGGCGTTGATACCCAGACCGGCGTGCCACGGTTCACCTTTGGCGAGGTGCATCTTTATGATGGCATCGACTTCCTTGTCGCCATCGTCGGTCTGTTCGCGCTGTCCGAGGTGTTCATTTTCCTCGAACACCGCCACGGCAGCGCCGATGCCGAGGGCAAGAAGATCGAGATCGGGCGCATCACACCGTCATGGTCGCTGCTGAAATACTGCATGCCGACCATGCTGCGCACGTCGTGTCTGGGCTTTCTGGCCGGGGTTTTGCCGGGGGCAGGGGCATCGCTGGGGTCGTTCATCAGCTATTCGATGGAGAAAAAGCTGGTCGACAAGGACGGCACCTTTGGCAAGGGCGATCCGCGCGGTGTGGCAGCCCCCGAGGCGGGCAACAACGCCGCCGCCGGTGGCGCGCTGGTGCCGATGCTGGCGTTGGGTGTGCCGGGGTCGGGGACCACGGCGGTGCTGCTGGCGGTACTGCTGTCGCTGAACATCACGCCGGGGCCGCTGCTGTTCACGCAGAACCCGGATGTGGTCTGGGGCCTGATTGCGGCGCTGTTCATCGCCAACTTCATGCTGCTGGCGATGAATATCCCGATGGTGGGCATTTTTACCCGCGTGCTGCTGGTGCCGCCGCGCATCCTGATGCCGATTGTCGCGATGGTCAGCTTTGTCGGGATCTACGGCATTTCGGGATCCAGCTTTGATCTGCAGGTGATGATCGGGTTTGGCGTGATGGGCTGGGTCCTGCGCAAGTTCGACGTGCCGCTGGTGCCGATCATCCTTGGCACGCTGCTGGGCAACGCGATGGAGAACAATCTGCGCCGCGCCGTGACCATCGACAACGGCAACTGGTGGACGCTGGTCGATTCGCCGTTGGCGTTGGGCCTGTGGACGTTGGCCATCGTCGGCTTCATCCTGCCGCTGTTCTTTGGCAAGATCGTCAAGGCTGGCATGACCCGCAAAGCAGATGCCGAAGGGTCAACGCGCGACTGA
- a CDS encoding VPLPA-CTERM sorting domain-containing protein, with translation MSKFGKSTLAAAAFLALTAASGSAATLYQAPANVVGGYCPTCAGTATTLGDDISLDGGPARLSQLTWDTSNYGTDYNADIVVEFFNVDLSGAFPALGSLIASQTTTHFLTGQASGNTRRSFVDILLDLVVPERFIYTISVENNNGGTNWNMAGQLTDSAVGEDATLADAQVGTNHETDYFFADWVLAPGTDTAALSVGRMGMGAFQLGLPGSEDAAAFSNVTPNVTFQGTSLAAVPLPAGLPLLIAGLGALGLMRRRRNPA, from the coding sequence GTGTCAAAATTCGGAAAATCCACGCTAGCGGCCGCTGCATTTCTGGCTCTGACTGCGGCGTCGGGGTCGGCGGCAACATTGTACCAAGCACCTGCAAATGTGGTCGGTGGCTACTGCCCGACTTGCGCTGGTACAGCGACGACGCTGGGCGACGATATCAGTCTGGATGGCGGCCCTGCGCGGCTATCACAGCTGACTTGGGATACGTCCAATTATGGCACAGATTACAACGCTGACATTGTGGTCGAGTTCTTTAATGTCGATCTGAGCGGCGCTTTCCCGGCATTGGGATCGCTGATTGCGTCGCAAACAACAACCCACTTTCTGACCGGACAAGCGAGTGGCAACACGCGCAGATCTTTTGTCGACATTCTTCTCGACCTGGTTGTGCCAGAGCGGTTTATCTACACGATCAGCGTAGAGAACAACAATGGCGGCACCAATTGGAACATGGCCGGGCAACTCACTGATAGCGCGGTAGGAGAGGATGCCACTTTAGCCGACGCACAGGTTGGTACCAACCACGAGACTGACTATTTCTTTGCAGATTGGGTTTTGGCACCGGGGACGGATACGGCGGCGTTGTCTGTTGGCCGGATGGGTATGGGGGCATTCCAGCTTGGTTTGCCAGGCAGCGAGGACGCGGCGGCGTTCAGCAATGTGACGCCGAACGTGACATTTCAGGGGACGTCGCTTGCCGCGGTTCCACTTCCGGCGGGTCTGCCGTTGCTGATTGCTGGGTTGGGTGCGTTGGGCTTGATGCGGCGTCGACGCAATCCGGCCTGA
- a CDS encoding tripartite tricarboxylate transporter substrate binding protein: MTFTPTRGLMAAAFLGLSALGAQAQMFTPENPECIAPANPGGGWDFTCRQVGKSLQDLGLLDGTMQVVNLAGGGGGVAYAEVVNKQNDNNDLIVAASSATATRLAQGAYPGNTMDQVRWVASVGADYGVIAVAADSAMESLTDLLDAMKNDPTSISVAGGSAVGGWDHLKVLIAANAYGIDDVRTVKYIAFDGGGEAVTQLLAGSVQAFTGDLSEAKGFVDSGDIKVLAVLSPERLAGEFDKFPTAKEQGVDAIGANWRGFYAPGGMSDEAYDVWVAKIGELYASDSWKATMAANGMAPLDLQGAAFEEFVAGSVAQIEGISREIGIIK, translated from the coding sequence ATGACTTTTACACCCACACGTGGCCTGATGGCCGCAGCGTTTCTGGGACTGTCAGCGCTGGGCGCGCAGGCGCAGATGTTCACACCCGAAAATCCGGAATGCATCGCACCGGCCAACCCCGGCGGCGGCTGGGATTTCACCTGCCGTCAGGTCGGCAAGTCGTTGCAGGATCTTGGGCTGCTGGACGGTACGATGCAGGTTGTCAACCTTGCCGGTGGCGGCGGAGGCGTGGCCTATGCCGAAGTCGTCAACAAGCAGAACGACAACAATGATCTGATCGTCGCCGCATCAAGCGCCACGGCCACCCGTCTGGCGCAGGGCGCATATCCCGGCAACACCATGGATCAGGTCCGTTGGGTCGCGTCGGTTGGTGCGGATTATGGCGTGATCGCCGTGGCGGCTGACAGCGCGATGGAGTCGCTGACCGATCTGCTGGACGCGATGAAGAATGACCCGACCTCGATTTCGGTTGCGGGTGGGTCGGCGGTTGGCGGCTGGGATCACCTCAAGGTGCTAATCGCCGCAAATGCCTATGGTATCGACGATGTGCGCACCGTGAAATACATCGCCTTTGATGGTGGCGGTGAGGCGGTGACCCAGCTTTTGGCTGGTTCGGTTCAGGCCTTCACCGGCGACCTTTCCGAAGCCAAGGGCTTTGTCGACAGTGGCGATATCAAGGTGCTGGCGGTCCTGTCGCCCGAACGTCTGGCAGGCGAATTCGACAAGTTCCCGACCGCGAAAGAGCAAGGCGTAGATGCCATCGGTGCCAACTGGCGTGGTTTTTATGCCCCTGGCGGCATGTCGGACGAAGCATATGACGTCTGGGTCGCCAAGATCGGCGAACTCTATGCCTCGGACAGCTGGAAAGCGACGATGGCCGCCAACGGCATGGCGCCGCTCGACCTTCAGGGTGCCGCATTCGAAGAGTTTGTTGCAGGCTCTGTCGCGCAGATCGAAGGCATCTCACGCGAGATCGGCATCATCAAGTAA
- a CDS encoding GntR family transcriptional regulator, giving the protein MEKMRPNEIADTLEELVFTGSFNDGDRLDEIRLAARFGVSRTPIREALQRLVASGLAEQIPRRGVFVRQPGPVELLQMFETMAEIEGVCGRLAAARISDIALQDLEQTNQRCEQAVAAQDHDGYYRENEYFHHVIYHQTGNGFLEQEALRLHRRLKPFRRLQLRWRGRMSQSMAEHQRIVTALRDGDGTVASETLRNHVAVQGEKFHQLIASLKMAAQ; this is encoded by the coding sequence ATGGAGAAAATGCGTCCAAACGAGATTGCCGATACGCTTGAAGAGTTGGTTTTTACCGGCAGTTTCAACGATGGTGATCGTCTGGACGAAATCCGGCTTGCTGCGCGGTTTGGCGTATCGCGCACCCCAATTCGTGAGGCATTGCAACGTCTTGTGGCCAGCGGCCTGGCCGAGCAGATCCCCCGGCGCGGGGTCTTTGTGCGTCAGCCCGGTCCGGTCGAGCTGCTCCAGATGTTCGAAACCATGGCCGAGATCGAAGGCGTCTGTGGTCGCCTTGCCGCCGCGCGGATTTCCGACATCGCCTTGCAGGATCTTGAGCAGACCAACCAGCGGTGCGAACAGGCGGTCGCGGCGCAGGATCACGACGGCTACTACCGCGAAAACGAATATTTTCATCATGTGATTTATCACCAGACAGGGAATGGGTTTCTTGAACAAGAGGCGCTGCGTTTGCACCGTCGGCTCAAACCATTCCGCCGCCTGCAACTGCGCTGGCGTGGACGCATGTCGCAGTCGATGGCTGAACATCAGCGCATCGTCACCGCATTGCGCGACGGCGACGGCACGGTGGCCAGCGAAACACTGCGCAATCACGTCGCCGTGCAGGGCGAGAAATTCCACCAGCTGATCGCCAGCCTGAAGATGGCAGCGCAGTAG
- a CDS encoding TRAP transporter large permease, protein MDPLVLGALVALTTIFVLFSGVSVAIGLLIVSAGFLMAFDGMRSLELMPEILFGKLDNFALLSIPMFIIMGSSIASTRAGADLYEALERWLTRIPGGLVISNLGACALFAAMSGSSPATCAAIGKMGIPEMRKRGYPDGVAAGSIAAGGTLGILIPPSVTMIVYGIATESSIGRLFLAGVFPGLMLVALFMAWSIYATWKSGDARVLTATTYTWKQKFEILPKVLPFLFIILGVLYAMYGGIATPSETAAVGALLCLVIAVLIYRMWHPRDLWVVLRDSTRESVMILFIVAAAGVFSYMLSSLFITQSIAEWIGTLDVNRWVLMAAVNVFLLIAGFFLPPVAVILMAAPILLPIITTAGFDPIWFAVVLTINMEIGLISPPVGLNLYVINGIAPDISLRTILMGSLPYVACMVLGIVLLCLFPGLATWLPDAVMGVAL, encoded by the coding sequence ATGGATCCGCTGGTACTGGGCGCGCTCGTCGCGCTGACAACGATATTTGTTCTGTTTTCGGGCGTGTCGGTCGCCATTGGCCTGCTGATCGTGTCAGCCGGGTTCCTGATGGCCTTTGACGGGATGCGCTCGCTTGAGCTGATGCCCGAAATCCTGTTTGGCAAGCTCGACAATTTTGCGCTGCTGTCGATCCCGATGTTCATCATCATGGGATCCAGCATCGCCTCGACCCGCGCTGGTGCCGATCTTTACGAGGCGCTGGAGCGCTGGTTGACGCGCATTCCGGGCGGTCTGGTGATTTCAAACCTTGGCGCCTGTGCTCTGTTTGCCGCAATGTCGGGATCCTCGCCCGCCACCTGCGCCGCAATTGGCAAGATGGGTATCCCCGAGATGCGCAAGCGTGGCTATCCCGATGGCGTGGCGGCAGGGTCGATTGCGGCAGGCGGCACGCTGGGTATTCTGATCCCGCCGTCGGTCACGATGATCGTCTACGGCATCGCCACAGAATCTTCGATCGGACGGCTGTTTCTGGCGGGTGTGTTTCCCGGGCTGATGCTTGTGGCACTGTTCATGGCATGGTCAATCTATGCCACCTGGAAGTCCGGCGATGCCCGCGTGCTGACCGCCACCACCTACACCTGGAAGCAGAAGTTCGAGATCCTGCCAAAGGTCCTGCCCTTCCTCTTTATCATCCTTGGTGTGCTGTATGCCATGTATGGCGGCATCGCCACGCCGTCCGAGACGGCAGCCGTCGGCGCGCTGCTGTGCCTTGTGATCGCCGTGCTGATCTATCGGATGTGGCACCCGCGCGACCTGTGGGTGGTGCTGCGGGATTCAACCCGTGAAAGCGTGATGATCCTGTTCATCGTCGCAGCCGCGGGCGTGTTCAGCTACATGCTGTCGTCGCTGTTCATCACCCAGAGCATTGCTGAATGGATCGGTACACTGGATGTGAACCGCTGGGTGTTGATGGCGGCGGTGAATGTGTTTCTGCTGATCGCGGGCTTCTTTCTGCCGCCCGTGGCGGTGATCCTTATGGCCGCGCCTATTTTGTTGCCAATCATCACCACGGCTGGCTTTGATCCGATCTGGTTTGCGGTTGTGCTGACCATCAACATGGAGATCGGCTTGATCTCACCGCCGGTCGGGCTCAACCTGTATGTCATCAATGGCATTGCGCCCGATATCTCCTTGCGCACCATCCTGATGGGGTCCTTGCCCTACGTCGCATGTATGGTGCTGGGCATCGT
- a CDS encoding ABC transporter substrate-binding protein, translating into MRWVLLWLSLALPAQGQEAVARFGPATATTEILVRSTTDITVFGPVMDAFLATVPGLAVRYEQWGSNNLYDLSLADCGNGQTPADAVISSGVQQMVALVNASCAAPYRSAGTQALSPALRWRDELWGITREPAVMVYNRAQVPPAEVPRTRFDLLDLLRPENSRYGGRVATYDIETSGLGYLFAFMDSREATTFGALLESLGRSGAVATCCSAEIIGGVAEGRYLLAYNVLGSYALAIAQDDDRIGIAVPQDYTLVLSRALMIPRGAQHPAAAQALLEYVLSPGGQAALTRALLIAPLLDGGEEAMNETALRPIGLTPSLLVAMDRQKREGFIRRWRETFPGP; encoded by the coding sequence ATGCGATGGGTACTATTGTGGCTCTCTCTGGCCCTGCCCGCGCAGGGACAAGAGGCTGTCGCCCGCTTTGGACCCGCCACCGCCACAACCGAGATACTGGTACGCTCCACCACCGATATCACGGTGTTTGGCCCGGTGATGGACGCCTTTCTGGCAACCGTGCCCGGGCTGGCTGTCCGCTATGAGCAATGGGGATCGAACAACCTCTATGACCTCAGTCTGGCTGATTGCGGCAACGGCCAGACACCCGCCGATGCCGTCATCAGCTCGGGTGTGCAACAGATGGTTGCGCTGGTGAACGCATCCTGCGCCGCGCCCTACCGATCCGCCGGGACGCAGGCGCTGTCCCCGGCCCTGCGCTGGCGGGACGAGCTATGGGGCATCACGCGCGAACCCGCCGTGATGGTCTACAACCGCGCCCAGGTGCCCCCCGCAGAGGTGCCGCGCACACGGTTCGACCTGCTCGATCTGCTGCGGCCCGAAAATTCGCGCTATGGTGGCAGGGTCGCGACCTATGACATCGAAACGTCGGGGCTGGGCTATCTCTTTGCCTTCATGGATTCGCGCGAGGCGACAACCTTTGGTGCTTTGCTGGAATCTCTGGGACGCAGCGGTGCCGTGGCGACCTGTTGTTCTGCCGAGATCATCGGAGGCGTGGCCGAAGGGCGCTATCTGCTGGCCTACAATGTGCTGGGCTCTTACGCGCTGGCCATTGCGCAGGATGACGACCGGATCGGCATCGCCGTGCCGCAGGATTATACGCTGGTGCTGTCGCGGGCGCTGATGATCCCGCGCGGTGCGCAACATCCGGCGGCCGCTCAGGCGTTGCTGGAGTATGTGCTGTCGCCCGGCGGTCAGGCCGCGCTGACCCGCGCCCTGCTGATCGCACCGCTGCTGGATGGCGGCGAAGAAGCGATGAACGAAACCGCGTTGCGGCCCATCGGCCTGACGCCGTCGCTGCTGGTCGCGATGGACCGGCAAAAGCGCGAGGGGTTTATCCGACGCTGGCGCGAAACATTTCCAGGGCCATAG